The DNA segment CACCCACAATCTCTGGAATGGGTCTTGCCTGAGCTGAAAGTTCGGCTTCATTTTCAACGTACTTAGTGAAGGTCACTCTTAGGTTCACTCGATCCAAAAAGTCTCGAACGACCAACGGCTCACCGTTTGATGTCAGCTCTGCAGTGAACTTGATCTCTTCACCTTGATAAAGACGACTAGGCAGTGTGTCTGCACGCAATTCAAGATGAGAAATTAGCAGAATTTTGTTCTTGGGCGTGACTTTGCCCACCGCCTGCCATGGGCCAGGCATCGGGTTATCGATAGAGACAATGTCCATTGCAGACTCTTGGTACCAACGAACATTATCTTCGTTCTTCCACGCATAATATTTCTTGCCATCTGGTCGCACCAACACCACTGGTTGAGAGCGCTCTGCGCGATAGATGACAAAAGTGATCTGCTCGATCGAAGGGTCTACACGAAAACGGTTATCTAAAAGAGACACTGAACTCTCTTGCGAGGCATAGCTAAATGCACTGAAGACCAGTAACCACAGAGTAACTAATACCGCTTTCATGGACTCTCCTATTGACGCCAAAGACAAGCACCACCCTTTTCTACGATATCTAATCGAGACTGGTGTGCTTCTAATTCATCGGCAGAAGCATGCAAAACCTTTAGTGGTTTTCGGCCCACTAGGCGACGGATCTCCTCCCCCCCTTGTTCGCTGCCCTCACTGCCAGCGTTAAATTGCAGCGCCGTTTGTCCACCGGTCATGGCTAGGTAGACATCCGCCAAGATCTCCGCATCGAGCAAAGCCCCGTGAAGTACACGAGCTGAGGTATCGATGGTGTAGTGCTTAGCAAGTGAGTCGAGGTTCTTTCTCGCTGGCATATTCGGCATTTTTTTTGCCATCGCCAGCGTATCGGTCACTTTACACAGTTGAGCGGTTGTCTCATGACTGGCATTAACGCCGGCAAACTCATGATCCATAAAGCCCACATCGAAGGGCGCGTTGTGGGCGATAAGCTCAGCGCCACGAATAAAGTCGACAAACTCTTGGTGAATCTCATGATACTCCGGTTTGTCTCGCAAAAATTCATCGGTGATACCGTGAACTTCTACGGCATCTGGCTGTATTTCACGGTCTGGCTTGATGTAGACGTGATAGTGGCGACCGGTGAGTTTACGGTTAATGATTTC comes from the Vibrio astriarenae genome and includes:
- the dnaQ gene encoding DNA polymerase III subunit epsilon translates to MNTSDNSTTHRIVVLDTETTGMNREGGPHYEGHRIIEIGAVEIINRKLTGRHYHVYIKPDREIQPDAVEVHGITDEFLRDKPEYHEIHQEFVDFIRGAELIAHNAPFDVGFMDHEFAGVNASHETTAQLCKVTDTLAMAKKMPNMPARKNLDSLAKHYTIDTSARVLHGALLDAEILADVYLAMTGGQTALQFNAGSEGSEQGGEEIRRLVGRKPLKVLHASADELEAHQSRLDIVEKGGACLWRQ